In a single window of the Dreissena polymorpha isolate Duluth1 chromosome 3, UMN_Dpol_1.0, whole genome shotgun sequence genome:
- the LOC127874078 gene encoding trimeric intracellular cation channel type 1B.1-like, translated as MDPQTFMDIATKVTKLKMYPYFDIAHYMLMCMTVRDDIPAVQPTGGQQLFHRRHPLSTWLSSMLVCFAGSIIANILLGEPAITPFKDHRDVLTATAVWYAVFYSPFDIVYKLAKLLPFKLAISTLKEVQRANKVYSAVNHTAKLYPNAYLIIVVIGTVKGSGSYLMKNFERLVRGLWIPGNNEILTPTFATKACLVASIVFLLERLNYIAAPHPLIYFGVVIFFVYFKISALLLGILDPFAPFENLFCAIFMGGMWDALRRAVMREPRATEDKNDVPAKSKEDKKKD; from the exons ATGGATCCTCAAACATTCATGGATATTGCAACTAAGGTTACAAAACTGAAGATGTATCCGTATTTCGACATAGCTCACTACATGCTGATGTGCATGACAGTTAGAGATGACATTCCAGCCGTCCAACCGACTG GTGGCCAGCAGCTGTTCCACCGGCGCCACCCTCTCTCCACCTGGCTCTCCAGCATGCTGGTGTGTTTTGCGGGCAGCATCATCGCCAACATCCTCCTGGGGGAACCGGCCATCACACCGTTCAAGGACCACCGCGACGTGCTCACAGCAACTGCCGTCTG GTATGCGGTGTTTTACTCCCCATTTGACATCGTGTACAAGCTGGCCAAGCTGCTGCCATTCAAGCTGGCCATCTCTACACTCAAGGAAGTGCAGCGGGCGAACAAAGTGTATTCCGCTGTGAACCACACAGCAAAACTGTACCCTAACGCGTATCTCATCATTGTAGTTATTGGGACGGTGAAAG GCTCAGGCAGCTACCTGATGAAGAATTTCGAGCGTCTAGTGCGTGGCCTCTGGATTCCCGGGAACAATGAAATACTCACCCCAACTTT CGCAACCAAGGCCTGCCTGGTGGCCTCGATAGTGTTTCTCCTGGAGCGTCTAAACTACATCGCAGCCCCACACCCTCTGATCTACTTCGGTGTAGTGATCTTCTTTGTCTACTTCAAGATCTCCGCACTGTTGCTGGGTATCCTCGACCCGTTTGCGCCATTTGAGAACCTGTTCTGCGCGATCTTCATGGGCGGAATGTGGGACGCGCTACGGCGGGCGGTGATGCGCGAGCCTCGCGCGACGGAGGACAAGAATGATGTTCCCGCGAAGAGCAAGGAGGATAAGAAAAAGGATTGA